The sequence CATAAAATTATTTTCCGGTCCCACTTCTACCACCACATGTTCTCCTTCAACAAAATGGGTATAGTGGTTATTATTCCAGGAAGGCACCGCATATACCACCTTATCCCCTTTATCCACAATGGCCCGGAATATGGCATAGATCAGCGGCCGGCCACCGGAAGCAACCAGGTATTCAGAAATGGAATAGTCCAGCCCCTCCCATTCCCGGGTAAATTCGGCAATGGCTTCGCGCAGGTCCAGGTTGCCTTCCGCCAGCGGATAATTTGTAAAGTGCTGGCGATAAGCTGCAATGATCTCTTCTTCCAGTGCCTGTGGGATGGGAAAAACCTGCGGGTCAAAATCACCCACGGTAAAATTGAAGATTTTCTCCCCCAGCCGGATTTTCTCACGGATTTCACCGCCCAGTTTAACGATTTCAGAGCCAATAAGGGTTTCAGAGAGGTGACTAAGTTTCATGCAATCCAGTTTATTCGGGGCCAAAGGTACATGTATATTTGCCAGCCCTTATGACAAAACCCGATACAAAAACTGCACTTTTTATCAAACCATCGCGACTAAACCGGCGCTGGTCACCGATTGAACTGATCCACATTACCCGCACGGCCAGGGGGCTCGATTATGCCCGGGAAGCACTGGACCCGGACCTGGTGGGTAAGTATTTTGGGGCATTCCCCATGGCTATGCGGAATATACTGGTCGCGCTGGGGGATGAAGCCCTGCAACAAACCATTCAACAATTAACCCGGAACCATGCCAAACAAAAAGCCGGCACTTCCTTAACAGCCTATATTGACCGATCCTTATTGCGGACGGTTCACCAGCTATTTATACAATTACTGCCGTTTGCGCAGGAATTGGGATGGTATCACCAGGTCGTGAATCCGGCAACCGGTAACCCTCTCACCGCGGGTTGTGTACTGCATAGCGAAATGCCGCGCTTATCGTTCAAAGTGCATCGTGCGGAAGATGGCATGCTTCAATTATTGGTTTTTGTCACCATTGCCGGTGAACCGGTTCCCTTGTCGGATTTCACCCGCGATTTCTTCTTTTTGATGCGGGATAAGAACTATTTTCTCTTGTCCTTTGCCGATTACCAGACCCTGCAATGGCTCTCTGCCAATGACCCTTTGGTGTATGGGTATGATGCTGCCGGGTTTTCTACGCATGTACTCCAACGCCTTGAAGCAGATTACGAAGTGGAGATGGGCTCTTTGTTGAATAAACAGGTGATCACAGTGGAACCGGTGAATGCGATCTACCTGAGTGAGATCAGCGGTAGCTTCCTGATGTTGACTCCCCGATGGAATTACGATGGATTTTGGGTGGAAGGCCCCTGGCAACACACCGAAGAATTTACCCGGAATGGTGAAGTGTTTGTGGTGAAGCGCCACCTGGAAAAAGAAAAATCCTTTCATGATACCCTGCAAACCATGCACCCGAATTTTTCACGCCAGTTGAACGGGGTGTTTAACCTGCCTTTTGCAGAAGCAAAGAAAAAGCACTGGTTTTTAAAAGTGTATCACCAACTGCTGGAGGATAATGTTGAACTGCTGGGAATGGAAATGCTGAAACATTTCAGGTACTCGCCTTTTCCTGTAGTAACTGACCTGCAGATTATTAAGACAGTGGATAGTACCATGCATTTATTTATGCGGGTAAGTTTCGGAAAAGAGGAAGTGCCGCTGGCTGAATTGCAAAAACTCCTGCTGGCTGCACAAAAATCCCTGATGCTGAAGGACCATTCCATTGGTGTGCTCACCGAAGAATGGCTGAACCAGTATAGCCTCCTGCTAAAGCACGGCAAGGTCTCGAAAAATGAACTGATCGTTCCGCAATGGATTTTATTGGGTATGGAACAGGTTGAAGGAGCGGGCTCAGCAAGGCCGGCAATTCCTGCCGACTGGTGGAAACGCTGGTTGCAGTGGCAGCAATCTGATGCCCCGGTCTACATGGTTCCGGCTATGGTAAATGCTACCCTGCGGCCTTACCAGCAAAAGGGCTTCGAATGGATCTGCCTGCTATCCGAGATCGATGCGGGCGCCTGCCTGGCCGACGATATGGGCCTCGGTAAAACCCTGCAAACCATCTGCTTCCTCGCCCACCTTTCCACCCGTCGGGTAAAACCTGGCGGATGGTATATGATCGTGTGCCCGGCGAGCCTGATGCACAACTGGCGGGCAGAGCTCGAAAAGTTTGCAGCAGGCCTGGGGGCCTTTGTATACCACAACAGCTCCCGGGACCTTGATGCCTTTTTTGCTTCAGGAGCCCAGGTGCTGATTACCAGCTACGGCACCATGCGGTCCGATTTTGACCTCTTACAGGCAATTCATTGGGAGGCCATTGTCCTGGATGAAAGCCACACCATAAAAAATCCATCCGCACAGGTCACAAAAGCGGTCTACCAGTTGCGGGCCAGGTCCAGGGTGGCGCTGAGCGGCACACCGGTTATGAATAACACATTTGACCTGTATGCACAATTGCAGTTCCTGGTGCCGGGTTTGTTTGGTGGTCCCGAATTTTTCCGGAAAGAATATGCGTATCCGATCGATCGCGAGCGCAGTGAAGAAAAGATCCAGGCGTTGCAAAAGATTACTGCGCCTTTTGTCCTGCGCCGGACAAAGCAGCAGGTGGCCACCGACCTTCCGCCTAAAACCGAATCGGTCATGTGGTGCGAAATGGGCGCCGACCAGAAAGCCTTATACGATGAAACAAAGGCCCGGATCAGGGATAGCCTTTTCCTGAATATCAAATCAGAAGGACTGAATAAATCAAAACTCTCGATACTGCAGGGCATGCAAAAATTACGGCAGATCTGCGCAGCGCCACAATTACTAAAGGAGGGCGGCCTGCAGGCAGTATCTTCTATCAAGGCAGAGCTTTTACTCGAAGAACTGCAGGTCAACCTGCGCAATAATAAAGTCCTGGTCTTTTCCCAATTCAAAGGCATGCTGCACCTTATTGGCGATGCCTGCCGGAAAGCCGGCCTGGCCTATTACCATTTCGACGGGGAAACGCCACCGGAAAAACGATCTGAATTAGTTGCGCAATTCCAGTCGGAAGGCAACACGGTGAATATCTTTCTCATCAGCCTCAAAGCAGGAAATACAGGTCTCACACTTACTGCGGCAGATTATGTATTCCTGGTTGATCCCTGGTGGAATACCGCCGTGCAGCAACAGGCTATTGACCGCGCATACCGCATTGGCCAGACAAAAAATGTATTTGCCTACCAGATGATCTGCAAAGACAGCATCGAAGAAAAAATCGTTGAATTACAGGAAAGGAAAAAAGCCTTATCCGACGCACTGATCGCGGAAGATGAAAGCTTCCTCAAGCAATTGAGCGAAGAGGATATCCGGTATTTATTTTCCTGACTGGTATGCTGTTGCCTCAGGGTATCCAGCTCATCAGGTATTCATCCACAAACCGGTCCTCGTTTTTTAACCAGGTATAATTCCGCATGCGGCCTTCTATGGCAAATCCAGCCCGCTCGTATAACCGGATTGCTGCTGTATTGTCAATTGCCGTGGATAATTCAATCCGCTTCAACCTTTTTTCCCTTGCAAGGCTGATGATCTCGCCCATCATGCGCAACCCATATCCTTTTCCTGTATAACCAGGATGGATGGCCACCCCGCCCAGGTAAAGGCTATGTGCATTACGATGGTATTGCGGCACCAGTTTACACATCCCAACATCCACTCCATCAGCCTGGAATTTGTACAATACACCTTTTGCAAGGAGGTCATCAAAGATCGGCTGGAACTCATCTTCAGTCATAGGGTCGTACAACAAATACGGATTTATCGCCGGGTGCATATATAATGAAAAAAAGAACCGGGTATCTTCTTTGGTGGCTGGCTGTAGCATCTGAAAAACTTGTGTTGCAATATAACAGAACCCATTAAGTTTGAATAGGTTTACATCCAGCTATGGTTAAATATTTTTTATTCCTTTTTTGCAGTGTATTATCCGGTTCCCCTGACTATACAGAACTGCGTCCCGACCTATCCGGAAAGGTGATATCCATTGTGGATGGTGATACCTTCAAGTTATTGATAGCCGATAAACAAACAGTAAAAATCAGGCTGAACGGTATCGATGCCCCTGAAAAAGGGCAGGATTATTCCCGGACAAGCAAAGAATACCTGGGGAAATTAATATCCGCCCGCCCCATCCGCGTGGTTGATAAAGGGAAGGATAAATATGGCCGTATCATTGGCGATGTATTTACAGACCAGGGATTGCTGGTGAACCTGGAACTGGTAAAGGCAGGGATGGCCTGGCATTTTGTAAAATATTCAAAAGACCCCCGCTTGGCCGAAGCCGAAACAATCGCCCGGCAAAACAAGTCCGGACTATGGCAGCAAGCTGCACCTGTCGCACCCTGGGATTACCGGAAACGGAAAAGAAAACCGTAAAAGGAAAGTACCGGATTTATGTATTTTTAAGACATGAACAAACGCTATTACCTGGCTCTCGACCTGAAAGATGAACCTGAAGCTATTGCCACCTATGAGGACCTTCATAAAAGGGTGAGTCCACACATTATTGCCTCGATAAGGAACTCAGATATTACCCAAATGGAACTCTACCGCACCGGAAACCGGCTATTTATGATTATGGAAACCGGCCCGGACTTTTCTTTTGAAGCGAAAGCCCTTGCCGATGCTTCGGATCCGCTTGTCCAGGAATGGGAGACCCTGGTCGGCACTTACCAACAGGCCCTTCCATGGGCAAAACCAGGGGAAAAATGGGTACTGATGGACCCCATTTTCCGGCTAACGGACTATCTTTAGTTCATGATCATCATACACGCTGTACAAAAACTGCAGAATACGAGCAGGATGAAAGCGCCATTGTATGTGAGTGAAGCATCCCCCTCGCAGCTCCTGCACAATTGGTATGCACGGCTGGTGAACACCGGTTTCCCCGGTAAAATGCTGGTGATGTATATGCATGATCCCTCCGGACTAACGATTCTTGTGCATGGGAAGACGATACAATCCACCCAGTTTTATTTCCGCGACCGGCTGCTGCGGCTTTTGCACAGGCTGGGATTTTCACCTCTATTTGTTGAAAAGGAAATGGCCCTCCTGGAGGAAGGTTTTGTGGTGGGAAAAACAGATAGCCGGAGTATGCTGGGCAGGATGAACCAGATCAATTTCCATATTGAGATCCAGTGTACAAAATCGGCCGCGTATGAAGAGATCCCTTTGCATTGGATAGAAGACCAGATCGCAGATTACCCATACCTTGATCCGGTTACCAAAAAGTACCGCACGCTCATGGATTTCTTCAGGGATCTGGGTGTCCTGGAGAAGAAGCCTTAATTATCCTGGCCAAGCTGCTTGATGATCTTCCCTACTTCAGATTCGGTTGCCCGTAGCTGTGACTGGCAAAAATTAATGAGGGTAGCTGCCCGCTTCAGCTTTTCAGCCAGCTGGTCAACTGTTATGGTTTCATTTTCTATAGCCGCAGCAATTTGCTGCAACTCTTCAAATGCCGACTCATAGTTCAAATGGTTTTCCATTGTAGGGTTTTTTTTGGTGAACGGTACTGTCGATGGCAGTGCCTGATAAGATAATGGTCAGTTCATCGCCAATGCTGACAGTTGCAGCATCAGAAATGATTTTTCCTTTCAATTCAATGATCGCAAACCCACGCTGCAATACCTTTTCCGGCGATGCCATTTTAAAAAGCCGCACCAGGTTGTCAACGTTTGCCTGTTTATTCCGAAGGTATTCCCCGGGCATCCTTTTAATGGATGATTCCACCTGTTGTAAAACCGACCGGTGATGGAAGATATTGGCTTGTGTCTGGTACGCCAGTGCAGACCTTAACGATTGCAATTCCTGTTTGGCGCCAGTCATATATTGTTGTGCATGGATGATCAGTGATTGCTGTAATCCCGTGAGGCTGTTTTCAAATGTGCGGTTATGCTGGATAATAAACTCCGCCACTTTTGTAGGCGTTTTAAGGGCGGTATTGGCCACCAGGTCGGTAATGGTTTCATTTTTCAGGTGGCCAATGCCGGTGATCACGGGAAATGGGCAGGAGGCAACAGCCGCAGCGATCTCAAACTGGTCAAAGATCAGCAGGTCTGTACTGGCACCGCCACCGCGTATAATGACTACTGCATCATAATCCAGCCCGTCTTCCTCAGCACGACTGACGATCTTTTCAACACTGGCAGCAAGGGCCGGCGCATTATTTTCTCCCTGAACCGTCGTAAAAAATGCATGGGTAATAAAATGATAGCCAAATGGATTTTCTTCCAGGCTATGCAGGAAATCTTCATAACCCGCAGCTGTAGATGAACTGATGATCGCTACCCGCTGAATCACCACCGGTAGCTGCAGGTCCTGGTTAAAGGTCATGATCCGCTCACCTTCTTTCCAGATATAATCGGGTAATTCATCAAGCAACCTGTTGATGGTGGCCTGTCGCTGTTGTTCCAGCAGGCCAAGGGTAAAACGCGGATCGATATCCACCAGGGTCAGCTTCAATCCGTATACCGGATGAAAATCTACCGTAACCTCTGCGAGCACCTGCAGGTCGTTCCCAAAACGCTGGCCCGTTGCTGCTTCAAATGCCTTGATCCGGGCAGCGCCGGCACTCCATGCTACCGCAGCCATTTTTGTGATGAGGCTGCCCTTGCTTTTTAGTCCGGCCTTTTCTGTTTCAATGAGGTCAAAATAATGAAAGCCTTTTTGGGCATAGAAGCTATGGTTGCTGATCTCGGCTACTACCCAAAACCGCCTGAAGGAAAATGTCTCGCTGATGACCTCCTGGAGCAGCAGGCTGAGTTGTGATAAACGAAGTGGCGATGACATGCGATAAAGATAAGTAATGTGCTGCTTCTCAGATATTTGGCAGGGAGCCTTCGGCTAATCTACTAATGGCCCTGGCCATTCTTTCAATACGGGCCTCGTCAGACAATGGCGCTTCGAGCCACTTCAGTAGCCGGCGTTTTTCTTCATCGGCTAACGCCTGGAAATGTGCTAAGGCTCCGGGTTCATCTTCCAGGCAGAGCCGGAAATTTTCAGGCACCTGAATTATTTCAGTATCTGCGTATAGTATCACTTCAACATAATCACCGGCTTCTTTTTTGATCTGTTTCCGGATGGCCGCCTTTACTGGAAGGAACAATTGGCCCTTACCCATCGGCATGAGATTATAATGTTTCAACGCAACACCATCTACCGTCCCGTTGACACGCACCCAGCCAAAATGCGCATGCTTATCTGCAGCGATTTCAGGCAGCCGGGCATAGGTCCAGCCGCCCTTTCCCGGGAATTTTTCCAGCAATACTTTCTTATGGAGGAGTGGCTCACTCATTTAACAGCCATAAAATTAAGCAGGCTTCCCGGTTTTCCAGGTACTGAATTCCGGGAATACCTTTTTTCATTATTTCGCAATAAAGTGTAAATTGTACAATTATTAATTTTCAATACGCTGATCATGCGAAAAACGATTGCTTCCCGGCTTCCCGGCGCCTTGGTATTTCTTTTGGTAACCATACTATCCAATCCTTTACACAGCCAGCAAGCCCGGGCTGCTTTGCGGCCCGCTACGGCAAAAGTGGTGATCAATAAAAACATCTACGGGCATTTTGCAGAACACCTGGGTACCTGCATTTATGGCGGATTTTATGTTGGTGAAAAAAATACCACGATTCCCCATTCCGATGGTGTCCGTAACGATATCATCGAGGCATTACGCGTATTGAAAGTGCCGGTATTGCGCTGGCCTGGCGGCTGCTTTGCCGATACCTACCACTGGAAAGATGGCGTAGGCCCGAAAGAAAAACGGCCGACGATGGTCAATGCCTGGTGGGGCGGCGTTACAGAAGATAATAGTTTCGGCACGCATGATTTCCTGAATATGTGCGAAAAGATCGGGGCCTCACCGTACCTGGCCGGTAATATTGGTAGCGGGACAGTGAAAGAGTTGTCTGATTGGGTACAGTATGTAAATTTTAACGGGGTTAGCCCAATGAGTAAATGGCGCGAGGAAAATGGCCGTGCAAAACCCTGGAATGTCCAGTATTGGGGCGTTGGAAACGAAGCCTGGGGCTGTGGTGGCAATATGACAGCAGAGTATTATGCCAATGAATACCGCAAGTATGCCACATTTATGACCGACTGGACGAACAGCGGCAAGATGTTCAGGATTGCTTCCGGGGCTAGCGATGCAGATTACCACTGGACGGAAGTCATGATGCGGGATATCCCGGGCGGACTGATTGAAGGTATCGCCCTGCACCATTATTCCGTGATCAAATGGGAAGAAAAAGGTCCCTCGACAACTTTCAGCGAACAACAGTATGGCGATATCATGTACCAGGCTTTAAAGATGGAAGAACTGGTAACCAAACATTCGGCCATCATGGATAAATATGATCCCGCAAAAAAGATTGCCCTGGTCGTGGACGAATGGGGTGGATGGTATGATGTAGAACCAGGTACCAATCCGGGTTTCCTCTACCAGCAAAACACCATGCGCGATGCCATGATCGCCGGGGTAACGCTGAATATCTTCAATAACCATGCAGACCGCGTCCGGATGGCTAACCTCGCGCAGTCCATCAATGTATTGCAGGCGGTTATCCTCACCAACAAGGAAAAAATGATCCTTACCCCCACCTACCATGTGATGGAAATGTACAATGTGCACCAGGATGCTACCCTGATTCCCGTGACTGTGCAGAGCCCGGAATATATCATCGGGAAAGATACCCTGCCTGCCGTATCTGTATCTGCATCCGTGGACAAAAATGCACAAACCCATATTTCCGTGGTGAATATTGATCCTTCAAAGAATAATACGGTCACGATCGACCTGGGAAATACAGCGTATAAAAAAGTAAGTGGCAGGATACTGGTATCTGGCAAATTGCAGGACTATAACGATTTCGATCATCCGCAAAAGATCAGGCCGGCAGTGTATTCCAACGCCGTATTGAAATCAAATACCCTTACTGTTCCGTTACCCCCGGCCTCTGTTGTGGTATTGACCCTGCAATAAACCCTAATGCTTTTTACATGAGATTAAAAAAATTCGCACTGGCTGTTGCTGTAATTATGGCTTCAAACTATCCCGGCTATGCGCAAACCGCCAATCCTATCCTGGTCAAAGCCGGAACTGCTGTAGCACCGGTGCAATCCACCATGTGGGGGATTTTTTTTGAAGACATCAACCTGGGCGCGGATGGTGGTATTTATGCAGAACTGGTGAAGAACAGGTCCTTTGAATTCAATGATCCGCTGATGGGCTGGAATATTTCAGGCGATGGCGTTAAGGAAGGCAATTTCCTTATACTTAACCGCCAATCGGAAAATCCCAACAATCCCAGGTACCTGCGGGTAACGGCTACCGGGGAACGAAAAGGCCTTATGCAATTGAGCAATGAAGGTTTCCGGGGCATGGGCATCAAACAGGGATTACGGTATGATTTCTCAGTTAAGTACCAGCAGCTTATACCCGGAATGAAATTGCACCTGGAACTGGTTAATGAAAAAGGGGAACCGATTGGCGCTGCGGCATTTGAACCGCTGTCCGGCACCGGCTGGCAGCAGGGAAATATCAGTTTTACCGCCAATGCAACTGTGGCCAAAGCAAAATTCAATATCCGGTTCGAAGGTTCCGGCCAGCTTGACCTCGACATGATCTCCCTCTTTCCTTCAGATACCTGGAAAGGCAGGAAAGGCGGATTAAGGGCCGATATGGTGCAGATGCTGGCAGACCTGAAACCCGGGTTCGTGCGTTTTCCAGGTGGATGCATTGTAGAAGGCCGCGACCTGAATAACCGCTACCAGTGGAAAAAAACAATTGGTCCCATTGATCAACGCCAACAGATCGTCAACCGCTGGAATACAGAATTTTCCTACCGCCCGGCGCCTGATTATTTCCAGACCTTCGGATTGGGTTTCTTTGAATATTTCCAGATGGCAGAAGATATTGGCGCTGAAGCATTGCCCATCCTGAACTGTGGCATGGCCTGCCAGTTCAATACTGCCGAGCTGGTGCCAATGGCCGATATGGATCCATATGTACAGGATGCGCTGGACCTGATTGAATTCGCTAATGGTGACGCAACTACGCAATGGGGAAAATTGCGGATCGAAATGGGCCATCCCGCGCCATTTAACCTGAAAATGATGGGCGTTGGTAATGAAAACTGGGGGCCTCAATACCTGGAACGCCTGCAACTCTTTACCAAAGCCATTAAGTCGAAGTATCCTGCTTTTAACCTTATTTACAGCGCCGGGCCATTTTCAGATGGTGAACTCTTTACACAACTGGATACCGCACTCCGCAAAATGGGCGCTGATTATATTGATGAACATTATTACCGTAAACCGGACTGGTTCCTGAAAAATGCAGCCCGTTACGATAACTACGATCGTAATGGGGCTAAAATCTTTGCGGGTGAGTATGCTGCACATATCACGGAACAGAAAAAGGATCCCATAGAAAGGAGCAACTGGCTCGCGGCCATGTCGGAGGCGGCTTTCATGACCGGACTGGAACGCAATGCGGCAGTTGTTCAAATGGCTTCCTATGCACCACTGTTTGCCCATGTTGATGGCTGGCAATGGAACCCCGACCTCATCTGGGTGGATAACCTGCGGGTTTGCGGTACGCCAAGTTATTATGTGCAGCAATTGTTTTCCACCAATAAAGGGACCGATGTGGTGTTGGCTACCAGCAATGGACAACCGCTGACTGGCCAGGACAGCCTCTATGTATCTGCCGTAGTCAACAGCAAGACAAATGAACTGATCGTAAAACTGGTAAATACGGGGCCGGTTGTTATGGAAAAGGACCTCGTGATTGAAGGCATAAAGAGAAATGGCGCATCGGTTCAGGTATTCACGCTGAAGGGGGAAAAACCGGATCTTTCCAATTCGCTTGACCAGCCTTCGGTCATAGTCCCGGTAAAGTCATTGCTACATGCAGGCGGGAAAAAGATCAGGGTAAACCTTTCCCCATATTCATTGACCGTGCTTAATATACCGTATAAAAAATAAGCGTACCATTGTCATTCATTTATTAGAAGTATTGCCATGAAATTCATCACACAAGTACTATTCGCAGGATGTATATTTACCGCTATGTTGTCCTGCAACAACAACACAAAAAATGAAACGGTGGAAGCAGAAAAAACAACCTCCGGCACCAGCCGCAAAGAATGGGGTAACATCGAAGGACAACCCGTGTATTTATATACCTTGTCAAATGCGAAAGGTACTGTTGTGAACATCACCAATTATGGTGGCATCGTTACTTCATTTGTTACAAAAGACAAGCAAGGTGTAGCCTCCAGTATTGTACTCGGCTTTGACAGCCTGGCCCCTTACCTGCAAAAACACCCCTACTTCGGTGCAATAATAGGCCGCTATGGCAACAGGATCGGGGATGCAAAATTTTCTATCGGGAAAGAACACTATACGCTGGCTGCGAATAATGGCAAGAATGCCTTGCATGGCGGATTGAAAGGTTTTGATAAAGTGATCTGGTCTGTAGACCCGCCTGTTGATTCCGTACCGTCCATTACCCTGCATTATATGAGCAAAGACGGCGAGGAAGGCTACCCGGGCAACCTCAATGTGACTGTAAAATATACCCTGGGTGATAATGATGACCTGTCTATTGTCTATGATGCCACCACGGACAAGGCCACTCCGGTTAACCTGACTAACCACAGTTATTTTAACCTGAGCGGTGATGTTAAGGAAACCATCCTGGGGCATGAAGTGCAGATCAACGCCAATAGCTACACCCCGGTGGATACAACGCTGATCACAACAGGGGAGATAACATCCGTGAAAGGAACCCCTTTTGATTTTACTACTCCGCAAACCGTTGGTAGCCGCATTGATGCCGTAACCGGTAATCCTGGTGGCTATGACCATAACTATGTGCTGAATCGCCAGGGCACCGGACTGGAAACTGCTGCTACTGTTTATGATCCGGTAAGTGGCCGCGTGCTCGAAGTGAAGACCACAGAACCCGGCATGCAGTTCTATACCGGTAACTTCCTGGATGGCAGCGTTATCAACCATACCGGAACACCGGTGAACTTCCGTACGGCCCTCTGCCTGGAGACCCAGCATTTTCCTGACTCCCCCAATAAACCGGCATTTCCAACGACCATCTTGCAGCCCGGCGAAACCTATCATTCCGAAACCGTATATACCGTCTCCTTGCGTAAATAATCCCACAACATGACCGCAGAAGTATCCTCCTATAAAGCTTTTTTATTCGACCTCAATGGAACCATGATCGATGATATGCGCTACCATGTAAAAGCCTGGGGTGATATCCTGAACAATGACCTGAAAGCCGGATTAAGCATAGCCGAGGTCTCTGCCCAGATGTATGGGAAGAATGAAGAACTGCTGGTGCGCATCTTTGGCGAAGGACGTTTTACAAAGGAAGAGATGTTCAGGTTATCCATGGAAAAAG comes from Flavihumibacter fluvii and encodes:
- a CDS encoding DEAD/DEAH box helicase → MTKPDTKTALFIKPSRLNRRWSPIELIHITRTARGLDYAREALDPDLVGKYFGAFPMAMRNILVALGDEALQQTIQQLTRNHAKQKAGTSLTAYIDRSLLRTVHQLFIQLLPFAQELGWYHQVVNPATGNPLTAGCVLHSEMPRLSFKVHRAEDGMLQLLVFVTIAGEPVPLSDFTRDFFFLMRDKNYFLLSFADYQTLQWLSANDPLVYGYDAAGFSTHVLQRLEADYEVEMGSLLNKQVITVEPVNAIYLSEISGSFLMLTPRWNYDGFWVEGPWQHTEEFTRNGEVFVVKRHLEKEKSFHDTLQTMHPNFSRQLNGVFNLPFAEAKKKHWFLKVYHQLLEDNVELLGMEMLKHFRYSPFPVVTDLQIIKTVDSTMHLFMRVSFGKEEVPLAELQKLLLAAQKSLMLKDHSIGVLTEEWLNQYSLLLKHGKVSKNELIVPQWILLGMEQVEGAGSARPAIPADWWKRWLQWQQSDAPVYMVPAMVNATLRPYQQKGFEWICLLSEIDAGACLADDMGLGKTLQTICFLAHLSTRRVKPGGWYMIVCPASLMHNWRAELEKFAAGLGAFVYHNSSRDLDAFFASGAQVLITSYGTMRSDFDLLQAIHWEAIVLDESHTIKNPSAQVTKAVYQLRARSRVALSGTPVMNNTFDLYAQLQFLVPGLFGGPEFFRKEYAYPIDRERSEEKIQALQKITAPFVLRRTKQQVATDLPPKTESVMWCEMGADQKALYDETKARIRDSLFLNIKSEGLNKSKLSILQGMQKLRQICAAPQLLKEGGLQAVSSIKAELLLEELQVNLRNNKVLVFSQFKGMLHLIGDACRKAGLAYYHFDGETPPEKRSELVAQFQSEGNTVNIFLISLKAGNTGLTLTAADYVFLVDPWWNTAVQQQAIDRAYRIGQTKNVFAYQMICKDSIEEKIVELQERKKALSDALIAEDESFLKQLSEEDIRYLFS
- a CDS encoding GNAT family N-acetyltransferase codes for the protein MLQPATKEDTRFFFSLYMHPAINPYLLYDPMTEDEFQPIFDDLLAKGVLYKFQADGVDVGMCKLVPQYHRNAHSLYLGGVAIHPGYTGKGYGLRMMGEIISLAREKRLKRIELSTAIDNTAAIRLYERAGFAIEGRMRNYTWLKNEDRFVDEYLMSWIP
- a CDS encoding thermonuclease family protein, with product MVKYFLFLFCSVLSGSPDYTELRPDLSGKVISIVDGDTFKLLIADKQTVKIRLNGIDAPEKGQDYSRTSKEYLGKLISARPIRVVDKGKDKYGRIIGDVFTDQGLLVNLELVKAGMAWHFVKYSKDPRLAEAETIARQNKSGLWQQAAPVAPWDYRKRKRKP
- a CDS encoding L-rhamnose mutarotase — its product is MNKRYYLALDLKDEPEAIATYEDLHKRVSPHIIASIRNSDITQMELYRTGNRLFMIMETGPDFSFEAKALADASDPLVQEWETLVGTYQQALPWAKPGEKWVLMDPIFRLTDYL
- a CDS encoding DUF6933 domain-containing protein, which gives rise to MIIIHAVQKLQNTSRMKAPLYVSEASPSQLLHNWYARLVNTGFPGKMLVMYMHDPSGLTILVHGKTIQSTQFYFRDRLLRLLHRLGFSPLFVEKEMALLEEGFVVGKTDSRSMLGRMNQINFHIEIQCTKSAAYEEIPLHWIEDQIADYPYLDPVTKKYRTLMDFFRDLGVLEKKP
- the xseB gene encoding exodeoxyribonuclease VII small subunit encodes the protein MENHLNYESAFEELQQIAAAIENETITVDQLAEKLKRAATLINFCQSQLRATESEVGKIIKQLGQDN
- the xseA gene encoding exodeoxyribonuclease VII large subunit, with the translated sequence MSSPLRLSQLSLLLQEVISETFSFRRFWVVAEISNHSFYAQKGFHYFDLIETEKAGLKSKGSLITKMAAVAWSAGAARIKAFEAATGQRFGNDLQVLAEVTVDFHPVYGLKLTLVDIDPRFTLGLLEQQRQATINRLLDELPDYIWKEGERIMTFNQDLQLPVVIQRVAIISSSTAAGYEDFLHSLEENPFGYHFITHAFFTTVQGENNAPALAASVEKIVSRAEEDGLDYDAVVIIRGGGASTDLLIFDQFEIAAAVASCPFPVITGIGHLKNETITDLVANTALKTPTKVAEFIIQHNRTFENSLTGLQQSLIIHAQQYMTGAKQELQSLRSALAYQTQANIFHHRSVLQQVESSIKRMPGEYLRNKQANVDNLVRLFKMASPEKVLQRGFAIIELKGKIISDAATVSIGDELTIILSGTAIDSTVHQKKPYNGKPFEL
- a CDS encoding YdeI/OmpD-associated family protein, whose translation is MSEPLLHKKVLLEKFPGKGGWTYARLPEIAADKHAHFGWVRVNGTVDGVALKHYNLMPMGKGQLFLPVKAAIRKQIKKEAGDYVEVILYADTEIIQVPENFRLCLEDEPGALAHFQALADEEKRRLLKWLEAPLSDEARIERMARAISRLAEGSLPNI
- a CDS encoding alpha-N-arabinofuranosidase — translated: MRKTIASRLPGALVFLLVTILSNPLHSQQARAALRPATAKVVINKNIYGHFAEHLGTCIYGGFYVGEKNTTIPHSDGVRNDIIEALRVLKVPVLRWPGGCFADTYHWKDGVGPKEKRPTMVNAWWGGVTEDNSFGTHDFLNMCEKIGASPYLAGNIGSGTVKELSDWVQYVNFNGVSPMSKWREENGRAKPWNVQYWGVGNEAWGCGGNMTAEYYANEYRKYATFMTDWTNSGKMFRIASGASDADYHWTEVMMRDIPGGLIEGIALHHYSVIKWEEKGPSTTFSEQQYGDIMYQALKMEELVTKHSAIMDKYDPAKKIALVVDEWGGWYDVEPGTNPGFLYQQNTMRDAMIAGVTLNIFNNHADRVRMANLAQSINVLQAVILTNKEKMILTPTYHVMEMYNVHQDATLIPVTVQSPEYIIGKDTLPAVSVSASVDKNAQTHISVVNIDPSKNNTVTIDLGNTAYKKVSGRILVSGKLQDYNDFDHPQKIRPAVYSNAVLKSNTLTVPLPPASVVVLTLQ